Proteins encoded together in one Desulfotomaculum sp. window:
- a CDS encoding DNA-binding response regulator, whose protein sequence is MAVKRPILLVDDDDRVLELLSLYLKKEDFELVLAHDGKKALEQAKNCNPQLIVLDLMLPEMDGLEVCRQIRTFSKAPIIMLTAKDEDLDKLLGLGLGADDYITKPFNPREVVARIRAVLRRIENTGSEPKVLKFTDLEINLDEYRIIVDSQEVPLTSKEIEILWLLASSPGRVFTREQILARIWGYDFFGDTRTVDTHIKRLRKKLKVRVDLDWDIKTIWGVGYKFEVKPV, encoded by the coding sequence ATGGCCGTAAAACGTCCGATTTTGCTGGTGGATGATGATGACAGAGTGTTGGAATTGCTTTCCCTTTACCTAAAGAAGGAGGATTTTGAACTGGTCCTTGCCCATGATGGCAAGAAGGCCCTCGAACAAGCAAAAAACTGCAATCCTCAGCTGATAGTTCTGGATTTAATGCTTCCTGAAATGGATGGACTCGAGGTCTGCAGGCAGATCCGCACTTTTTCGAAGGCGCCGATTATCATGCTGACTGCCAAGGACGAGGACCTGGATAAATTGCTGGGTCTTGGCCTGGGAGCGGATGATTATATTACCAAGCCTTTCAATCCAAGGGAAGTCGTAGCCAGAATCAGGGCTGTATTAAGAAGGATAGAAAATACAGGTTCTGAACCGAAAGTGTTAAAATTCACCGATCTTGAAATAAACCTTGATGAGTACCGGATTATAGTCGACAGCCAGGAAGTACCCCTGACTTCAAAAGAAATAGAAATTCTATGGCTGCTGGCAAGTTCTCCCGGTCGTGTTTTTACCAGGGAACAAATCCTGGCCAGGATTTGGGGATATGATTTTTTTGGCGACACACGCACTGTGGATACTCATATCAAACGACTGCGCAAAAAGCTGAAAGTACGGGTCGATCTCGACTGGGACATCAAGACTATCTGGGGTGTTGGGTATAAATTTGAGGTGAAGCCTGTTTGA